In Helicobacter bilis, a genomic segment contains:
- a CDS encoding efflux RND transporter periplasmic adaptor subunit, translating into MPSTKEIYDTITPKVAKKKFVILAIIAVVLLAIILFYLFLHDSKNITYTTIKPIKGDITQSVSATGTLSPTNEVEIGSQISGTIYKLYVDVNDSVRKNQILAEINPNKLNQTKEGYEAQLQSALANLEASKVALEQKKWNYEQQQQLYEATGGKTPSKLELQNAKMDYLSAKADIKIKQASIAQIQTNLKSAKIDLQNAIIKSPIDGIILERSISLGQTVAASFQTPTLFKLAQNLKEMNLVVNISESDIGKVQSDQEVSFSVDAYPNQTFKAKVDRVNFAATTTDNITSYETTIYVNNENLLLKPGMNATAFIQVANEKDTLLVPIAAIFYNPQAQQAKPDSKKSSNPLMFSPPRRQKQANTTTNTNNTKQGSIWILEDGIPKSIPINIGISDSKMVAISGENLSTDTEIIVESH; encoded by the coding sequence ATGCCAAGCACAAAAGAAATATATGATACTATCACGCCAAAGGTAGCAAAAAAGAAGTTTGTTATACTTGCCATTATTGCAGTAGTGCTACTTGCTATTATCCTTTTTTATCTCTTTTTGCATGATTCTAAAAACATTACTTATACTACTATAAAGCCTATAAAGGGCGATATTACACAAAGCGTGTCAGCTACTGGCACACTCTCGCCAACAAATGAAGTAGAAATAGGCAGTCAAATCTCTGGCACGATTTATAAGCTATATGTAGATGTAAATGACTCTGTGCGGAAAAATCAGATTCTAGCAGAAATCAATCCAAATAAACTCAATCAAACAAAAGAAGGCTATGAAGCCCAACTCCAATCAGCCCTAGCAAATCTTGAAGCCTCAAAGGTAGCGTTGGAGCAAAAAAAGTGGAATTACGAACAACAGCAACAACTCTATGAAGCAACAGGGGGCAAAACTCCCTCAAAGCTTGAACTACAAAATGCAAAAATGGACTATCTCTCCGCAAAAGCTGATATAAAAATCAAACAAGCAAGTATAGCCCAAATCCAAACCAATCTAAAATCCGCAAAAATAGATCTCCAAAATGCGATTATAAAAAGCCCAATAGATGGCATTATCCTAGAGCGGAGTATAAGCTTAGGGCAGACCGTTGCTGCAAGCTTTCAAACGCCAACACTTTTTAAACTCGCACAGAATCTAAAGGAAATGAATCTAGTCGTAAATATTTCAGAATCTGATATAGGCAAGGTGCAGTCAGACCAAGAAGTAAGCTTTAGTGTCGATGCCTATCCCAATCAAACATTTAAAGCAAAGGTAGATAGAGTGAATTTTGCCGCTACAACGACAGATAATATCACAAGCTATGAGACAACAATCTATGTAAATAATGAAAATTTACTTTTAAAACCGGGCATGAACGCTACCGCTTTCATACAAGTAGCAAATGAAAAGGATACGCTTTTAGTCCCAATCGCAGCGATATTTTATAATCCACAAGCACAACAAGCAAAGCCAGATTCTAAAAAATCATCAAACCCACTTATGTTTTCTCCCCCAAGACGACAAAAACAAGCAAACACGACTACAAATACAAACAACACAAAGCAAGGCTCAATATGGATACTAGAAGACGGAATCCCAAAGTCTATACCGATAAATATAGGCATTTCGGATTCTAAAATGGTAGCAATCAGCGGCGAAAATCTTAGCACTGATACAGAGATTATTGTAGAATCACACTAG
- a CDS encoding TolC family protein has protein sequence MIYRYILRISFIIIPFICFYCIGCVKLPKESDLAIKTHTPRVFANKDLLESIATTKDNEYKDFKSTFFMLFDDSVLNELANHALQKNTNIKTLESNIKQARATAKIHTWNLFPKANAGLNYNYSDNNYKQIQTNITQNTTNMSLSFSWEVDLFGKLNALRLSSKQQILQSIYNLQAAQVILLGDIANYYFIIRQTREAITLNKQITQNLEEIYKLTEKKYHLGLVGLDSVATTKSNYLTQKNTTLSLEYTLEQNKNALLVLLNANTLNFDINTDNYTFKTPQIPHVDSMPTNVLFNRPDVRASVFALNSSLYQRYNKKMALLPSVNLSGNLGQILFSPQLGIGDMVWQMAGSLAAPLLNRQALTQDYIIAKENTKQAFYSLQNTLNTALAEIENAAKYVFITQETLKHTQENYNIHKDTLSIMESRYQKNLIDSISRLEYENNYLRAKNTLASANLSKNQAVIALYKAFGGDFAPNELKDGILQAAQIPKIDKTKEDTNDPANDL, from the coding sequence ATGATTTATCGGTATATCTTACGCATAAGTTTTATTATTATCCCTTTTATATGTTTTTATTGTATAGGTTGCGTAAAGCTTCCTAAAGAGAGTGATTTAGCAATAAAAACGCATACGCCAAGAGTGTTTGCAAATAAGGATTTATTAGAAAGTATCGCTACGACTAAAGATAATGAATACAAGGACTTTAAAAGCACATTTTTTATGCTATTTGATGATTCTGTATTAAACGAACTTGCAAATCACGCCTTGCAAAAAAATACGAATATAAAAACCTTAGAATCAAATATTAAACAAGCAAGGGCAACCGCAAAAATACATACTTGGAATCTTTTCCCTAAAGCAAATGCTGGGCTAAACTACAATTATAGCGATAATAACTACAAGCAGATTCAGACAAATATCACGCAAAATACGACAAATATGAGCCTATCTTTTAGCTGGGAGGTTGATCTCTTTGGCAAATTAAACGCATTGAGACTATCTAGCAAACAGCAGATTCTGCAGTCAATATACAATCTACAAGCCGCACAAGTTATTTTGCTAGGCGATATTGCAAACTACTACTTTATCATAAGACAAACAAGAGAAGCCATTACACTTAATAAACAAATCACACAAAACCTTGAAGAAATCTACAAACTCACAGAGAAAAAATACCATCTAGGGCTTGTGGGGCTTGATAGCGTAGCAACGACAAAGAGCAACTATCTCACGCAAAAAAATACAACCCTATCACTTGAATACACGCTAGAGCAAAATAAAAACGCCCTGCTAGTGCTACTAAATGCCAATACACTTAACTTTGATATAAACACAGATAACTACACCTTTAAAACCCCACAAATCCCGCATGTAGATTCCATGCCAACAAATGTTTTATTTAACCGCCCCGATGTGCGTGCAAGTGTATTTGCACTCAATAGCTCCCTGTATCAACGCTATAATAAAAAAATGGCATTATTACCAAGTGTGAATCTAAGTGGGAATCTAGGGCAGATTCTGTTTTCACCACAGCTTGGTATCGGCGATATGGTATGGCAGATGGCAGGCTCACTTGCAGCCCCTCTTCTTAATCGTCAAGCACTCACACAAGACTACATTATCGCAAAAGAGAATACAAAACAAGCCTTTTATTCATTGCAAAATACACTTAACACCGCCCTAGCAGAAATAGAAAATGCAGCAAAATATGTCTTCATCACACAAGAGACACTAAAGCACACACAAGAAAACTACAATATACATAAAGATACACTAAGCATTATGGAATCTCGCTATCAAAAAAACCTTATAGATTCTATCTCAAGGCTTGAATATGAGAATAACTATCTGCGTGCAAAAAACACCCTTGCAAGTGCAAATCTAAGCAAAAATCAAGCAGTAATAGCCCTTTATAAAGCCTTTGGTGGTGACTTTGCTCCAAATGAACTAAAAGATGGAATCTTACAAGCCGCCCAAATTCCAAAAATAGATAAAACAAAAGAAGACACCAATGACCCAGCAAATGACTTATAA
- the uvrC gene encoding excinuclease ABC subunit UvrC — MDNTLQSQLQKIPNEPGIYQYYDKDDKLLYVGKAKNLKKRVKSYFTKECSPNPKNSLRIQHMVAQIAHIHTIIVANEHEALILENSFIKSQNPKYNILLRDDKTYPYITINLNDCYPRFSITRRIIKHKDTLYFGPYPKGAKEILQSLYELFPIVQQASCLKGKKPCLYYQIGKCLGVCSIKDSNTKAEYDSYIQQAIILMKNTSKMQKILESSMLSFAEKELFEQAKICKDCIDVLQETTKFCAVDMKKLYNADVYSFVLQGSNAILFKLFVRDGKVVSTHHQFVKPNMTNDAENPSQKELIREELACEIYTQALLKILKEGTLCDDIILADISTESLQTLKDSIPEFANKLFAPQKGEKLRLATLARTNALHILTHKTNLYAKQEQVLQEIKELFSLDHEITSIEVFDTSHHGSSFIVGGMVSYVDYDFYKPGYRHYNLSGKDEYSQMREMLTRRAKSFDENPAPSLWLLDGGLAQINLALEILESSGARVSVLAIAKEKRDSKAYRAKGHAKDIVRSKHVEFRLQANDPRLQFLQKLRDEAHRFAITFHRNKKVGDIRKG, encoded by the coding sequence ATGGATAATACCCTGCAATCACAACTACAAAAGATTCCAAATGAACCCGGAATCTATCAATACTATGATAAAGACGATAAATTACTCTATGTGGGCAAAGCAAAGAATCTTAAAAAAAGAGTGAAAAGCTACTTCACAAAAGAATGCAGTCCAAATCCAAAAAATAGCCTTAGAATCCAGCACATGGTCGCACAAATCGCACACATTCACACAATCATTGTAGCAAACGAACATGAAGCCCTTATCCTTGAAAACTCATTCATAAAATCACAGAATCCAAAATACAACATTCTCTTACGCGATGATAAAACATATCCCTATATTACGATTAATCTTAATGACTGCTACCCTAGATTTAGTATCACAAGGCGTATCATAAAGCATAAAGATACACTCTATTTTGGTCCATATCCAAAGGGTGCAAAAGAGATATTACAAAGCCTTTATGAGCTTTTCCCCATAGTCCAACAGGCAAGTTGTCTCAAAGGCAAAAAACCATGCCTTTATTATCAAATAGGCAAATGCCTTGGCGTATGCAGCATAAAAGATTCTAACACAAAAGCAGAGTATGACTCATATATACAACAAGCCATAATACTTATGAAAAATACAAGTAAAATGCAAAAGATTCTAGAATCTAGCATGCTTTCATTTGCAGAAAAAGAGCTTTTTGAACAAGCAAAGATATGTAAAGATTGCATTGATGTCTTACAAGAGACTACGAAATTTTGTGCGGTGGATATGAAAAAGCTTTATAACGCTGATGTGTATAGCTTTGTATTGCAAGGCAGTAATGCGATATTATTTAAGCTATTTGTAAGAGATGGTAAGGTCGTAAGCACACATCATCAGTTTGTAAAACCAAATATGACAAATGACGCAGAAAACCCATCGCAAAAAGAGTTGATAAGAGAAGAGTTGGCATGTGAGATTTACACTCAAGCTTTACTAAAGATTCTAAAAGAAGGCACACTTTGTGATGACATTATCCTTGCTGATATTAGCACAGAGAGTTTGCAAACACTAAAAGATTCTATACCAGAGTTTGCTAATAAGCTATTTGCCCCGCAAAAAGGTGAAAAACTCCGTCTTGCCACACTTGCACGCACAAATGCCCTGCATATACTCACACATAAGACAAATCTATATGCAAAGCAAGAGCAAGTATTGCAAGAGATTAAAGAGCTTTTTTCACTAGACCATGAGATTACAAGTATTGAGGTCTTTGATACAAGCCATCATGGCAGTAGTTTTATCGTAGGCGGTATGGTAAGCTATGTAGATTATGATTTTTATAAACCCGGATATAGACACTATAATCTAAGCGGTAAAGATGAATATTCGCAAATGAGAGAAATGCTAACAAGACGCGCTAAAAGCTTTGATGAGAATCCAGCCCCAAGCCTATGGCTACTTGATGGTGGATTAGCTCAAATTAATCTCGCTTTAGAGATTCTAGAATCAAGTGGGGCTAGAGTGAGTGTATTAGCCATAGCAAAGGAAAAAAGAGATTCTAAAGCTTATCGTGCAAAAGGACATGCAAAAGATATTGTCCGCTCAAAGCATGTAGAGTTTAGATTACAAGCCAATGATCCCAGACTTCAATTCTTACAAAAGCTACGCGATGAAGCTCACAGATTTGCTATTACCTTTCATCGTAACAAAAAGGTTGGGGATATTAGAAAGGGGTAG
- a CDS encoding sulfite exporter TauE/SafE family protein, which yields MNFHDYLLLLSAAFFASLSHCVGMCGGIVVGLNMRQFDSSKILQALANILYFFGRMCSYMFIGLCFVFIGKSFGFSQTAKAIIFIVLGILLFITALIITFYPKMLGNVTPSGNYAWYKKAFHNALHSKSIAGFFVIGILNGLLPCHLVYMFAIKAADSLSVWHAMLSMFIFSLGTFLPLFLVGFFSQQLFHSTMRRVFLYVAFIIMSYFAFSNVYKGVQLLQGHNPMHHESHDSMSHEKHNDTQMPNIDSHSHSHHKANN from the coding sequence ATGAATTTTCATGATTATCTTTTATTGCTTAGTGCGGCTTTTTTTGCCTCTCTTTCTCATTGTGTCGGCATGTGTGGTGGGATTGTCGTGGGGCTAAATATGCGGCAGTTTGATAGCTCAAAGATACTACAAGCCCTTGCAAATATACTCTATTTTTTTGGGCGAATGTGTAGTTATATGTTTATTGGCTTGTGCTTTGTGTTTATTGGAAAAAGCTTTGGATTCAGTCAAACTGCAAAGGCGATTATTTTTATTGTGCTTGGGATTTTGCTATTTATCACCGCCCTTATTATCACTTTCTATCCTAAAATGCTTGGGAATGTAACCCCTAGCGGCAATTACGCATGGTATAAAAAGGCTTTTCACAATGCCCTGCATTCAAAAAGTATTGCGGGATTCTTTGTTATTGGAATCTTAAATGGCTTGCTGCCCTGCCATCTTGTGTATATGTTTGCTATTAAAGCCGCAGATTCTCTAAGTGTATGGCATGCTATGCTTAGTATGTTTATCTTTTCTCTTGGGACTTTTTTGCCCTTATTTCTTGTGGGCTTTTTTAGCCAACAACTTTTCCATTCTACAATGCGGCGTGTGTTTTTGTATGTTGCATTTATCATTATGAGCTATTTTGCATTTAGTAATGTCTATAAAGGCGTGCAACTACTGCAAGGGCATAATCCTATGCACCATGAAAGCCACGACAGCATGTCGCATGAAAAGCATAATGACACACAAATGCCAAATATAGATTCTCATAGCCATTCACATCACAAAGCAAACAATTAA
- the frr gene encoding ribosome recycling factor, with translation MLQDIYNNTKEYMQKSLQSLQKDFATLRSGRVSVNILDNIRVDYYGTPTPLAQVGSVIAQDATTIIINPWEKPLLKEIEKAIQEANIGVNPNADGECIKLFFPPMTSDQRKDIAKQAKAMGEKAKIAVRNIRQDSNNAIKKLEKDKAITTDESKKGADEIQKITDEHIKKIDNMVKTKEEEVMKV, from the coding sequence ATGTTGCAAGATATTTATAATAATACAAAAGAATACATGCAAAAAAGTTTGCAATCATTGCAGAAAGATTTTGCAACATTGCGTAGCGGTAGAGTGAGTGTGAATATCCTTGATAATATCCGCGTAGATTACTATGGCACACCTACACCATTAGCCCAAGTCGGCAGTGTGATAGCCCAAGATGCAACGACAATTATCATTAATCCATGGGAAAAGCCCTTATTAAAAGAAATAGAAAAGGCAATACAAGAGGCAAACATAGGGGTTAATCCAAACGCAGATGGCGAGTGTATCAAGCTTTTTTTCCCGCCGATGACTTCAGACCAAAGAAAAGACATCGCCAAACAAGCAAAGGCAATGGGCGAGAAAGCAAAGATTGCAGTAAGAAACATTCGACAAGATTCTAATAATGCGATTAAAAAACTTGAGAAAGACAAGGCAATAACCACAGATGAAAGCAAAAAAGGTGCTGATGAGATACAAAAAATCACAGATGAGCATATTAAAAAGATTGATAACATGGTAAAAACAAAAGAAGAAGAAGTAATGAAGGTATAA
- the pyrE gene encoding orotate phosphoribosyltransferase: MALDIESIYKEHNALLEGHFLLSSGNHSAFYLQSAKVLENPKTAEILAKELAKQILDYGIVLDCVCSPALGGILAGYELARALDVRFIFTERVDGKMTLRRGFEVAKNERVLICEDIITTGGSAMESAECVKSAGGVIVAFAGLANRGLCRRTKTDGTYSMGKSKEVCKLSQNIPLFALADFDFELYDAKTCPLCKDSVAYKPGSRQ; the protein is encoded by the coding sequence ATGGCATTAGATATAGAATCTATTTATAAAGAACACAATGCCTTGCTTGAGGGGCATTTTTTACTGAGTAGTGGCAATCATAGTGCGTTTTATCTGCAGTCTGCTAAAGTGCTAGAGAATCCAAAGACAGCCGAGATTCTAGCAAAAGAGTTAGCAAAGCAAATTCTAGATTATGGCATAGTGCTTGATTGTGTATGCTCCCCTGCATTAGGTGGCATTTTAGCTGGTTATGAGTTAGCAAGGGCGCTTGATGTGAGATTTATCTTCACCGAAAGAGTTGATGGCAAGATGACTTTACGCAGGGGCTTTGAAGTAGCTAAGAATGAAAGAGTGCTAATCTGTGAAGATATCATCACAACCGGTGGGAGTGCAATGGAGAGTGCAGAATGTGTAAAGAGTGCCGGTGGAGTTATAGTCGCATTTGCAGGATTAGCAAATCGTGGGCTTTGCAGACGCACAAAAACAGATGGCACATATTCTATGGGTAAAAGCAAAGAGGTGTGTAAATTGAGCCAAAATATCCCACTATTTGCATTAGCTGACTTTGACTTTGAGCTTTACGACGCCAAGACTTGCCCGCTTTGTAAAGATTCCGTTGCGTATAAACCCGGAAGCAGGCAGTAG
- a CDS encoding alpha/beta fold hydrolase — protein METKDNIPQNINIEKDLCFTSQSDNLNIYYDIYLPQETQQSQAQRDLHATKPTIIQIAHGMVEHKERYIWLCAQLALHGYVVAISDHRGHGKSISSTHVWGEMGGTEATNDKDGFHKAIGDLYSLTQMLRARFPQHRFILLGHSMGSLLARGYLKKHGEMLDGLILSGSPAYNPLLKTGIGMASFLRFIGAKEWGKNFINNLSFGGFNRPFAKKDSNAKYSTGEFAWLSRDIESVKAYRSDAACQFVFSLDSFIALFKGTLWLQEVLCEKSALNSKDLPKPPIYVISGASDSCGDFGNGVQKMAQLLKDSGFEVTLKLYKEARHEIFQEINKEEVLHDMLEWLYNLADMKRD, from the coding sequence ATGGAAACAAAAGACAATATCCCACAAAATATCAATATAGAAAAAGATCTATGCTTTACTTCACAAAGTGATAATTTAAATATTTACTATGATATTTATCTCCCACAAGAGACACAGCAAAGTCAAGCACAACGGGATCTACATGCGACAAAGCCCACTATCATACAAATCGCACATGGTATGGTAGAGCATAAAGAGCGTTATATCTGGCTTTGCGCTCAGTTAGCACTACATGGCTATGTTGTGGCAATCAGTGATCATAGGGGGCATGGCAAAAGCATTTCTTCTACGCATGTTTGGGGGGAGATGGGTGGCACTGAAGCGACAAATGATAAAGATGGATTCCATAAAGCAATAGGTGATTTATATAGCCTTACGCAAATGCTTCGCGCTAGGTTTCCACAACATCGCTTTATTTTGCTTGGGCATAGTATGGGGTCATTGCTTGCACGAGGTTATCTTAAAAAGCATGGTGAGATGTTAGATGGGCTTATTCTCTCTGGCTCACCTGCGTATAATCCATTGCTTAAAACAGGTATTGGTATGGCGTCATTCTTACGCTTCATTGGTGCAAAAGAATGGGGTAAAAACTTTATTAATAATCTTTCATTTGGTGGATTCAATAGACCTTTTGCGAAAAAGGATAGTAATGCAAAATATAGCACAGGTGAGTTTGCATGGCTAAGTAGGGATATAGAGAGTGTTAAGGCGTATCGCTCCGATGCGGCGTGTCAGTTTGTGTTTTCGCTTGATAGCTTTATCGCACTTTTTAAAGGGACATTATGGCTGCAAGAAGTGCTTTGCGAAAAGAGTGCGTTAAATAGTAAGGATTTGCCAAAACCACCTATTTATGTCATCAGTGGGGCAAGTGATTCATGTGGTGATTTTGGCAATGGTGTGCAGAAAATGGCACAACTTTTAAAGGATTCTGGCTTTGAAGTTACGCTAAAGCTATACAAGGAAGCACGACATGAGATTTTCCAAGAAATCAATAAGGAAGAAGTGCTACACGATATGCTTGAGTGGCTATATAATCTAGCGGATATGAAAAGAGATTAA
- a CDS encoding ABC transporter permease, protein MTFLEVVGKELKAVFSNITIVFVVFVGSLLYVFLYPTPYYADVVRKQKIVVLDLDNTKLSKDFIFLVNASENLQVEHVVYSLKAAKDMLERSEVYGQLSIPKGFESNMYKGVPTTLLYRANASYFLIYGTIIEGLNEVGNYWSNEIKLKAKALKGEINIGDDTTLVRFDSIPLFNPSVGYINYALAAILVFILHQTLIAGIMIQGASQNKAHENHEKHYFNTAPLSYVLWARIFVFSGIYVVLFLLYFGVFFKIYGIHTTANPFDFWFFGLMFIASCAAFGMFLSTFISDSALPTQIILISSLPLVFMMGFIYPVMLLPQVLQWLVNLIPAYHGINGFIRLNQMGDSLHNIMPNFYALALIFCVCFVLSYVRFKKKFKR, encoded by the coding sequence ATGACTTTTTTAGAGGTGGTTGGTAAAGAATTAAAGGCAGTATTTAGCAATATCACGATTGTTTTTGTGGTATTTGTGGGATCACTGCTTTATGTATTCTTATATCCTACACCCTATTATGCAGATGTGGTGCGTAAGCAAAAAATTGTAGTCCTTGATTTAGACAATACAAAGCTTTCAAAAGATTTCATTTTCCTTGTAAATGCGAGTGAGAATCTGCAAGTAGAACATGTCGTGTATTCTTTAAAAGCGGCAAAAGACATGCTTGAGAGAAGTGAAGTCTATGGGCAGTTAAGTATCCCCAAAGGTTTTGAATCTAATATGTATAAAGGTGTGCCAACTACACTTTTATATCGTGCGAATGCGTCCTATTTTTTGATATATGGCACGATTATTGAGGGCTTAAATGAAGTGGGAAATTACTGGAGCAATGAGATTAAACTCAAAGCAAAAGCCCTAAAGGGTGAAATCAACATTGGTGATGATACGACACTTGTAAGGTTTGATTCTATACCGCTTTTTAATCCTTCAGTAGGCTACATTAATTACGCTTTAGCGGCTATCTTGGTATTTATCCTACATCAAACGCTTATCGCTGGGATTATGATACAAGGGGCAAGTCAAAATAAAGCCCATGAAAATCACGAGAAACACTACTTTAACACCGCACCTTTAAGCTATGTTTTATGGGCTAGAATCTTTGTGTTTAGCGGTATTTATGTCGTGCTGTTTTTGCTTTATTTTGGTGTGTTTTTTAAGATTTATGGTATCCATACGACTGCGAATCCTTTTGATTTTTGGTTCTTTGGATTGATGTTTATTGCAAGTTGTGCGGCATTTGGTATGTTTCTTAGCACTTTTATAAGTGATAGCGCCTTGCCAACGCAGATTATACTTATATCATCGCTACCGCTTGTGTTTATGATGGGCTTTATCTATCCTGTTATGCTATTGCCGCAAGTCTTACAATGGCTTGTGAATCTTATCCCTGCATATCATGGTATTAATGGCTTTATACGGCTCAATCAAATGGGCGATAGTTTGCATAATATCATGCCAAATTTCTATGCCCTAGCTTTAATCTTTTGTGTATGCTTTGTGTTAAGTTATGTAAGATTTAAGAAGAAGTTTAAGCGTTAA
- a CDS encoding AAA domain-containing protein: MQPLQSYLLQGATSYLEFLEQTNQGIEEIHILRIRMEKYDTLLLELDRMLFGTDYLQVYIQDFIIDIDSFEEKSFNEPTKTLRLKFSDSLLTTLLDETTQNNKEVRLSKDSIISYLLGDNYKKEVPKHLRIFNDLKFLVKNIRDFLNKDSLKLALPTTKPIELKIALDSHISKEQQEAIKGIFTHPISYVWGISGSGKTQVVLFNCLLNLITQNKKTLILAPTNTALEQIFIALITQGDRKGLPRYKFLRLGMPSSDFLQNFPDVCLQADEKDSKEELESNNELQSLFKPQTLKERLQECLVIGVTLDSFVKRYAQLCELEFSHIFLDECAFSPLIKLIAPLTLNTPITLLGDHKQLMPICHMQDSDIQTKHFEVCVWSLNTLFLEMFFNNHAILHAQHNYDDITFNSIAHYKLTTTHRYGNNLAHVLDRHVYHNGLNGKGLPTEIYYIDSTSFGPSYEYNAQNNRNESMGEANAITALTQILIDEYAILTPFRDQQKLLISKRIPKHSVFTIHKSQGKEFDTIIFSPVKFSKYMTDSYNKAALFALNVAVSRLKKKLIIVCDYSSWIRRQGQFITALLQNAKPYPLSHRQPIKPSELPF, translated from the coding sequence ATGCAACCATTACAAAGTTATCTACTACAAGGGGCTACTAGCTATTTAGAATTTTTAGAGCAAACAAATCAAGGCATAGAAGAAATACATATACTTCGTATCCGCATGGAAAAGTATGATACGCTATTGCTAGAACTAGATCGTATGCTATTTGGCACAGATTATTTACAAGTCTATATACAAGATTTTATAATCGATATAGACTCATTTGAAGAAAAAAGCTTTAATGAACCAACTAAAACATTGAGATTAAAATTTTCAGATTCACTGCTTACCACCTTACTTGATGAAACTACACAAAATAATAAAGAAGTAAGGTTAAGTAAAGATTCTATAATATCTTATTTGCTTGGTGATAATTATAAAAAAGAAGTGCCAAAACATTTGCGAATTTTTAATGATTTAAAATTTCTTGTAAAAAATATACGAGATTTTCTCAATAAAGATTCACTAAAACTAGCCCTGCCAACAACAAAGCCAATAGAGCTAAAAATCGCGCTAGATTCTCACATAAGCAAAGAGCAACAAGAGGCAATCAAAGGCATTTTCACTCACCCTATAAGCTATGTTTGGGGGATTAGCGGGAGTGGTAAAACACAAGTTGTGCTTTTTAACTGCTTATTAAATCTTATCACACAAAATAAAAAGACATTGATACTAGCCCCGACAAATACCGCATTAGAGCAAATCTTTATCGCCCTTATCACGCAAGGCGATAGAAAGGGTTTGCCGCGATATAAATTCCTGCGTTTAGGTATGCCAAGCAGTGATTTTTTACAAAATTTCCCTGATGTGTGTTTGCAAGCTGATGAGAAAGATTCTAAAGAAGAGTTAGAATCTAATAATGAATTACAAAGTCTATTTAAGCCACAAACACTAAAAGAAAGACTGCAAGAATGCCTTGTTATAGGCGTTACACTCGATAGCTTTGTGAAGCGTTATGCCCAGCTTTGTGAGTTAGAGTTTTCACATATTTTCCTTGATGAATGTGCCTTTTCACCACTTATAAAGCTTATCGCCCCACTTACACTTAACACGCCAATAACCCTTTTAGGCGATCATAAGCAATTAATGCCAATCTGCCACATGCAAGATTCTGACATTCAAACCAAACACTTTGAAGTGTGCGTATGGAGTTTAAACACACTCTTTTTAGAAATGTTTTTTAATAATCATGCGATACTACACGCACAGCATAACTACGATGATATTACATTTAACTCTATCGCCCATTATAAGCTTACAACTACGCACCGCTATGGCAATAATCTAGCCCATGTGCTAGATAGACATGTCTATCATAATGGCTTAAATGGCAAAGGTTTGCCAACAGAGATTTACTATATCGATAGCACAAGCTTTGGACCAAGCTATGAGTATAACGCACAAAATAATCGTAATGAAAGTATGGGCGAGGCAAATGCAATTACTGCATTAACCCAAATACTTATAGATGAATATGCGATTCTAACCCCATTTAGAGACCAGCAAAAGCTTTTAATCTCAAAGCGTATCCCTAAACATAGTGTTTTTACAATCCATAAATCACAAGGAAAAGAGTTTGATACTATCATTTTTTCGCCCGTGAAATTTAGTAAATATATGACAGATTCTTACAATAAAGCCGCATTATTCGCACTCAATGTAGCAGTTAGCCGATTGAAAAAGAAGCTTATTATCGTATGTGATTATTCCTCTTGGATACGCAGACAAGGGCAATTTATCACTGCTTTACTGCAAAATGCAAAGCCTTATCCACTCTCACATAGACAGCCCATAAAGCCTAGTGAATTGCCGTTTTAA